One genomic window of Amyelois transitella isolate CPQ chromosome 8, ilAmyTran1.1, whole genome shotgun sequence includes the following:
- the LOC106137330 gene encoding uncharacterized protein LOC106137330 isoform X1 has product MERPMSANEEMPKTSIKDDLTPLCSCYECDTIRCYTSKKSTNHNDDDKVSKTCIFFTNITLKKSNINADTSTCDISQSEKDKDNFPCGTCTRENEIINNNTTNYFNPAPKSNTNTTKPVCKICKRGIEIDNVVSEQVKTIADKINNEPKSATGTESQCRKNSKHVKNVVCKEHVTNNIIKEPRDKINRKASEVCRQNINKDVVYSKLMDIMSTKNSVCEGCLKNIKKIQNAVSINKETTQIEKKTFDVCGRNDKNQIGENKSYPTEHTQSKKVKCESGFQAKLNNYTLQINPKENIFNKNPDIHDNLNITKLTSIEKISMGKSRCTICGQETETSLDSVRKRIEKCYKRKLTCKDYVQNICPHGRIDAAINDIHKCMCKKNNWENNEINTEPYNRIDADNSEIIPSETKFNCSKCKINIHGQLDAIPRKIIEKFSCSNCGKDVETYEITETASTETVTEIDSKCSCCTKNCESRSAVNIFEDHIKCTKKFDTFRTNATSFPVPRNVCSSDIKSAATNRCNYPPCTMEVTNDTSISSIKSLLPCDSKYYGNLSKTYVSSATKIDAPVTEVHNALIDYIYKDLHLGTAKLSAQIMNLPYEEFEESYNIINQDIPITKNKMKTNLSNEILKRIKDVYRACSCKVCECIAGKSLNLDRVCDCKPCECEDCKLFQNFSNTSKSNCLYKKKPKEMDLGVSKRIMNQLCDCKPCDCIKCMPPRTYITARVSESHQANNCSCSTCHCLECERNFFSLSSHLTHEMSTGMTRSCGCEQCLDQRCRGAGGTDDCRCEMPSKAIFKPVEKDSYDYDIRRASVYPKYNSKYNHDTIAMYASVSSNYPTLGTLTEACSCEECECIACRNEGEKLPVETISKPQLESHSKFAERNSCICKSCECEICSDENKYGKLNDPKCVCDVCDCINCQKMTKLSTGPKLGHISKSIGRISYNNCVVDSYDCNNANFPLTGSSQENKLNQKVCINATFDNNRFMENCNSRQKDESNKSIFANTYNIFHNLDDKILPPCDIAYCDKNYHNDFSMGFKTLNKIPIYLNYADKEEVVKKYERFNLDSEEEKDIRETTHNSENAAGPFFSTKYPKECLKMEMCPFSSNHEARSSITTLETCLTDILKLSDELKENSFKISSDINKSKVICDTSTYESHDITNYGHNIELFSGLTKSIHKQYYNGVNIPTITHNTYFSGQLKKLLEKYDKANKDFQGIAKQLKPSHELNICSKLDMNNRQFEYLIIEDQSNSYDNYSSEYTVNGKNDESNNISEKACINHTPISNKIISADSDWKTKQNEHIQKIHLLSKGPDQKENIINTDYANNTDTNDSRDQNLESTKSEHKPNLISSELQQNEKRNMYLFEKSNGVTKSDLVLNNNVAETSNSQKIDILTAQLSDVIKENVIKQYVETASIHGSRCTRSFEMSEDLYILKSEENYVPSSKDWSVNKKNFYLSNYQDHGSSDGLPLHKKIAKLETQPISVQVSTDLLVIDKTEVNKMDKVRSAASLPRNKTTHVDKESDTNDLEVTLIDENEKQKPKNKAKSAELDILRFSKVTHSSRTFEITKPKCRCDDLKVESLSGRRVSDHTVMVKWNKPKNIEGVQGYELLIDGRPVQKIIDSSRCVAVVTCLPNCDKILLSMRTIIEGALKSGHKPTVTIVYRPRLKRIRNEQSQ; this is encoded by the exons ATGGAACGCCCAATGTCTGCCAACGAAGAAATGCCCAAAACATCAATTAAAGATGATCTAACACCTTTGTGCTCTTGTTACGAGTGTGATACAATACGTTGTTATACATCAAAAAAATCGACAAATCATAACGATGACGATAAAGTATCTAAAACatgcatattttttacaaatataactttaaaaaaaagtaacattaaTGCCGATACTAGTACTTGTGATATAtcacaatcagaaaaagacaAAGATAATTTTCCATGTGGAACTTGCACTcgtgaaaatgaaataattaacaataacactacaaattattttaatcctGCACCTAAAAGTAATACTAATACGACAAAACCCGTGTGCAAAATATGCAAACgtggaattgaaattgataACGTAGTATCTGAACAAGTAAAAACGATAGctgacaaaattaataatgagcCAAAGTCTGCGACAGGGACTGAATCACAATGCCggaaaaattcaaaacatgTGAAGAATGTAGTGTGCAAGGAAcatgtaacaaataatataataaaggaaCCCAGAGATAAAATCAATAGAAAAGCGTCTGAAGTTTGTagacaaaacataaataaagatgTAGTTTACTCAAAACTTATGGATATTATGAGTACTAAAAACTCTGTGTGCGAGGGttgcttaaaaaatattaaaaaaatccaaaatgCTGTTTCGATCAACAAAGAAACTAcgcaaattgaaaaaaagactTTCGATGTTTGTGGAAGGAATGACAAAAATCAAATtggtgaaaataaatcttatccTACAGAACACACGCAGTCCAAAAAagttaaatgcgaaagtggcTTCCAAGCAAAACTCAATAATTATACACTACAAATTAATcccaaagaaaatatttttaataaaaacccCGATATCCATGACAATTTGAACATTACCAAACTAACatctatagaaaaaataagcaTGGGGAAATCAAGGTGCACAATTTGTGGGCAAGAGACTGAAACATCTTTAGACAGTGTAAGAAAACGCattgaaaaatgttataagAGAAAATTGACGTGTAAGGACTATGTGCAAAATATTTGTCCCCACGGCAGGATAGATGCAGCCATCAATGATATACACaaatgtatgtgtaaaaaaaataactgggagaataatgaaataaatactgAGCCCTATAATAGAATTGATGCTGATAATAGCGAAATCATACCTagtgaaacaaaatttaattgtagCAAATGTAAGATAAATATTCACGGACAGTTAGATGCCATACCtcgtaaaataattgaaaaattcagtTGTAGCAATTGTGGAAAAGATGTCGAAACTTATGAAATTACAGAAACAGCGAGCACTGAAACGGTTACTGAGATAGACTCAAAATGTAGTTGTTGTACCAAAAATTGTGAATCACGAAGCGCGGTGAATATTTTTGAGGATCACATTAAATGCACGAAAAAATTTGATACATTCAGGACTAATGCAACTAGTTTTCCGGTTCCAAGGAACGTATGTTCCAGTGATATAAAATCTGCAGCAACAAATAGATGTAATTATCCTCCATGCACCATGGAAGTCACAAATGATACTTCCATATCCTCTATCAAATCTTTATTACCGTGTGATAGCAAATATTACGGAAATTTAAGCAAAACGTATGTATCCTCTGCTACCAAAATTGACGCTCCAGTCACAGAAGTTCATAATGCATTGATTGATTACATTTATAAAGATCTTCATCTTGGTACTGCAAAATTAAGTGCGCAAATAATGAATTTGCCATATGAAGAATTTGAAGAgtcatataatattataaatcaagATATTCCtataactaaaaacaaaatgaaaactaATCTATCAAACGAAATTCTTAAACGAATCAAAGATGTGTATAGGGCTTGCAGCTGTAAAGTGTGTGAATGTATTGCTGGCAAATCGCTTAACTTAGATAGAGTATGCGATTGTAAACCATGTGAATGTGAAGATTGCAaactttttcaaaactttAGTAATACCTCAAAGTCGAACTgcctttataaaaagaaaccaaAAGAAATGGATCTGGGTGTTTCAAAAAGAATAATGAATCAGTTGTGTGATTGTAAACCTTGTGATTGTATTAAATGCATGCCCCCTAGAACTTATATTACAGCTAGGGTTTCAGAAAGTCATCAAGCCAACAACTGTTCGTGTTCGACTTGCCATTGTTTGGAGTGTGAACGAAATTTCTTTTCACTGTCGTCCCATTTGACACACGAAATGTCAACAGGGATGACTAGAAGCTGCGGCTGTGAACAATGTCTTGATCAACGTTGTAGAGGAGCGGGTGGTACAGATGATTGCCGTTGTGAGATGCCAAGTAAAGCTATATTCAAACCAGTTGAAAAAGATTCGTATGATTATGATATTCGGCGTGCTTCAGTTTATCCAAAGTACAATAGCAAATACAACCATGATACAATAGCTATGTATGCGTCAGTGTCCTCAAATTATCCAACACTGGGAACTCTTACAGAAGCATGTAGCTGTGAAGAGTGTGAATGCATTGCTTGCAGAAACGAAGGCGAGAAACTGCCAGTTGAAACAATTTCAAAACCTCAACTAGAATCTCATAGTAAATTTGCTGAAAGAAATAGCTGTATTTGCAAATCTTGTGAATGTGAAATTTGCTCAGATGAAAACAAATATGGCAAATTAAATGATCCAAAATGTGTTTGTGATGTGTGTGACTGCataaattgtcaaaaaatgACTAAACTTTCCACGGGCCCAAAACTGGGTCACATTTCTAAATCAATTGGAAGAATCAGTTACAACAACTGTGTTGTCGATTCATATGATTGTAACAATGCAAATTTTCCATTAACTGGATCTTCACaggaaaataaacttaatcaGAAAGTTTGTATAAATGCTACTTTCGATAACAACCGCTTTATGGAAAATTGCAATAGCCGACAAAAAGacgaaagtaataaaagtatatttgcTAATACATATAACATTTTCCATAATTTGGATGATAAAATACTCCCACCATGTGACATTGCTTATTGTGATAAGAATTATCATAATGATTTTTCAATGGGATTTaagactttaaataaaataccaatttacttaaattacGCTGACAAAGAGgaagtagtaaaaaaatacgaacGGTTCAATTTGGACTCAGAAGAGGAAAAGGATATACGCGAAACTACCCATAATTCAGAGAATGCAGCCGGTCCTTTCTTTTCTACAAAATATCCTAAAGAATGTCTAAAAATGGAAATGTGTCCATTTTCATCAAACCATGAAGCAAGAAGTTCTATAACTACATTAGAAACTTGTTTAACAGATATTCTCAAATTAAGCGatgagttgaaagaaaattcttttaaGATTTCATCTGACATAAATAAGTCAAAAGTCATCTGCGATACGAGTACATACGAATCTCATGATATTACCAATTATGGACACAATATTGAACTCTTTTCAGGTTTAACTAAAAGTATTCACAAACAATATTACAATGGTGTTAATATACCCACCATTACTCATAAcacat atttttcaggtcaattaaaaaaacttttagaaAAGTACGATAAAGCAAATAAGGATTTTCAGGGTATAGCCAAACAATTAAAACCATCACACGAGCTTAACATATGCAGTAAATTGGACATGAATAACAGGCAGTTTGAATATCTTATTATCGAGGATCAAAGCAACAGTTACGATAATTACTCCTCTGAATATACAGTGAATGGTAAAAATGATGAGTCCAATAATATTAGTGAGAAAGCATGCATTAATCATACACCAATTAGCAATAAAATCATTTCTGCTGACTCCGACTGGAagacaaaacaaaatgaacaTATTCAGAAAATTCATTTGTTATCAAAAGGTCCGGAtcaaaaggaaaatataataaatactgattACGCCAATAATACAGATACTAATGATTCAAGAGATCAAAACTTAGAAAGTACAAAATCAGAACATAAGCCTAATTTAATATCGTCAGAACTACagcaaaatgaaaaaagaaacatgtatttatttgaaaagtcAAATGGAGTAACAAAGTCAGATCTTGTACTAAACAACAATGTTGCAGAGACAAGCAATTCacaaaaaattgatattttaacgGCTCAGTTATCAGATGTTATCaaagaaaatgtaataaaacaatacgTAGAAACAGCATCTATACATGGAAGCAGATGCACCAGATCTTTTGAAATGTCTGAAgacttatacattttaaaatcagAG GAAAATTATGTCCCTTCATCTAAAGATTGGTCAGTGAATAAGAAAAACTTTTACTTAAGCAACTACCAAGACCACGGAAGTTCTGACGGTTTACCACTTcacaaaaaaattgcaaaattgGAAACCCAGCCGATATCTGTTCAAGTTTCTACGGATCTGCTTGTTATTGACAAAACTGAA GTCAACAAGATGGACAAAGTTAGATCAGCGGCTTCATTGCCTCGTAATAAAACTACACACGTGGACAAAGAATCCGACACCAATGATTTGgag GTTACATTAATTGATGAGAATGAAAAGCAAAAACCAAAGAATAAAGCCAAAAGTGCTGAACTGGACATCCTCCGGTTTTCCAAAGTCACACATTCAAGTCGGACTTTTGAGATAACG AAACCAAAATGCAGATGTGATGACTTGAAGGTTGAATCTTTAAGCGGCAGGAGAGTGTCGGATCACACTGTCATGGTGAAATGGAATAAGCCCAAGAATATTGAAGGCGTTCAAGGATATGAg tTGCTGATAGACGGTAGACCAGTGCAGAAGATCATAGATTCGTCCCGCTGTGTAGCGGTGGTGACTTGCCTACCCAACTGTGACAAAATTCTGCTGAGCATGCGAACTATAATAGAAGGTGCTTTGAAGTCCGGACATAAGCCCACTGTCACAATAGTGTACCGACCACGTCTGAAGAGGATCAGAAATGAACAGtctcaataa
- the LOC106137330 gene encoding uncharacterized protein LOC106137330 isoform X2 encodes MERPMSANEEMPKTSIKDDLTPLCSCYECDTIRCYTSKKSTNHNDDDKVSKTCIFFTNITLKKSNINADTSTCDISQSEKDKDNFPCGTCTRENEIINNNTTNYFNPAPKSNTNTTKPVCKICKRGIEIDNVVSEQVKTIADKINNEPKSATGTESQCRKNSKHVKNVVCKEHVTNNIIKEPRDKINRKASEVCRQNINKDVVYSKLMDIMSTKNSVCEGCLKNIKKIQNAVSINKETTQIEKKTFDVCGRNDKNQIGENKSYPTEHTQSKKVKCESGFQAKLNNYTLQINPKENIFNKNPDIHDNLNITKLTSIEKISMGKSRCTICGQETETSLDSVRKRIEKCYKRKLTCKDYVQNICPHGRIDAAINDIHKCMCKKNNWENNEINTEPYNRIDADNSEIIPSETKFNCSKCKINIHGQLDAIPRKIIEKFSCSNCGKDVETYEITETASTETVTEIDSKCSCCTKNCESRSAVNIFEDHIKCTKKFDTFRTNATSFPVPRNVCSSDIKSAATNRCNYPPCTMEVTNDTSISSIKSLLPCDSKYYGNLSKTYVSSATKIDAPVTEVHNALIDYIYKDLHLGTAKLSAQIMNLPYEEFEESYNIINQDIPITKNKMKTNLSNEILKRIKDVYRACSCKVCECIAGKSLNLDRVCDCKPCECEDCKLFQNFSNTSKSNCLYKKKPKEMDLGVSKRIMNQLCDCKPCDCIKCMPPRTYITARVSESHQANNCSCSTCHCLECERNFFSLSSHLTHEMSTGMTRSCGCEQCLDQRCRGAGGTDDCRCEMPSKAIFKPVEKDSYDYDIRRASVYPKYNSKYNHDTIAMYASVSSNYPTLGTLTEACSCEECECIACRNEGEKLPVETISKPQLESHSKFAERNSCICKSCECEICSDENKYGKLNDPKCVCDVCDCINCQKMTKLSTGPKLGHISKSIGRISYNNCVVDSYDCNNANFPLTGSSQENKLNQKVCINATFDNNRFMENCNSRQKDESNKSIFANTYNIFHNLDDKILPPCDIAYCDKNYHNDFSMGFKTLNKIPIYLNYADKEEVVKKYERFNLDSEEEKDIRETTHNSENAAGPFFSTKYPKECLKMEMCPFSSNHEARSSITTLETCLTDILKLSDELKENSFKISSDINKSKVICDTSTYESHDITNYGHNIELFSGLTKSIHKQYYNGVNIPTITHNTCQLKKLLEKYDKANKDFQGIAKQLKPSHELNICSKLDMNNRQFEYLIIEDQSNSYDNYSSEYTVNGKNDESNNISEKACINHTPISNKIISADSDWKTKQNEHIQKIHLLSKGPDQKENIINTDYANNTDTNDSRDQNLESTKSEHKPNLISSELQQNEKRNMYLFEKSNGVTKSDLVLNNNVAETSNSQKIDILTAQLSDVIKENVIKQYVETASIHGSRCTRSFEMSEDLYILKSEENYVPSSKDWSVNKKNFYLSNYQDHGSSDGLPLHKKIAKLETQPISVQVSTDLLVIDKTEVNKMDKVRSAASLPRNKTTHVDKESDTNDLEVTLIDENEKQKPKNKAKSAELDILRFSKVTHSSRTFEITKPKCRCDDLKVESLSGRRVSDHTVMVKWNKPKNIEGVQGYELLIDGRPVQKIIDSSRCVAVVTCLPNCDKILLSMRTIIEGALKSGHKPTVTIVYRPRLKRIRNEQSQ; translated from the exons ATGGAACGCCCAATGTCTGCCAACGAAGAAATGCCCAAAACATCAATTAAAGATGATCTAACACCTTTGTGCTCTTGTTACGAGTGTGATACAATACGTTGTTATACATCAAAAAAATCGACAAATCATAACGATGACGATAAAGTATCTAAAACatgcatattttttacaaatataactttaaaaaaaagtaacattaaTGCCGATACTAGTACTTGTGATATAtcacaatcagaaaaagacaAAGATAATTTTCCATGTGGAACTTGCACTcgtgaaaatgaaataattaacaataacactacaaattattttaatcctGCACCTAAAAGTAATACTAATACGACAAAACCCGTGTGCAAAATATGCAAACgtggaattgaaattgataACGTAGTATCTGAACAAGTAAAAACGATAGctgacaaaattaataatgagcCAAAGTCTGCGACAGGGACTGAATCACAATGCCggaaaaattcaaaacatgTGAAGAATGTAGTGTGCAAGGAAcatgtaacaaataatataataaaggaaCCCAGAGATAAAATCAATAGAAAAGCGTCTGAAGTTTGTagacaaaacataaataaagatgTAGTTTACTCAAAACTTATGGATATTATGAGTACTAAAAACTCTGTGTGCGAGGGttgcttaaaaaatattaaaaaaatccaaaatgCTGTTTCGATCAACAAAGAAACTAcgcaaattgaaaaaaagactTTCGATGTTTGTGGAAGGAATGACAAAAATCAAATtggtgaaaataaatcttatccTACAGAACACACGCAGTCCAAAAAagttaaatgcgaaagtggcTTCCAAGCAAAACTCAATAATTATACACTACAAATTAATcccaaagaaaatatttttaataaaaacccCGATATCCATGACAATTTGAACATTACCAAACTAACatctatagaaaaaataagcaTGGGGAAATCAAGGTGCACAATTTGTGGGCAAGAGACTGAAACATCTTTAGACAGTGTAAGAAAACGCattgaaaaatgttataagAGAAAATTGACGTGTAAGGACTATGTGCAAAATATTTGTCCCCACGGCAGGATAGATGCAGCCATCAATGATATACACaaatgtatgtgtaaaaaaaataactgggagaataatgaaataaatactgAGCCCTATAATAGAATTGATGCTGATAATAGCGAAATCATACCTagtgaaacaaaatttaattgtagCAAATGTAAGATAAATATTCACGGACAGTTAGATGCCATACCtcgtaaaataattgaaaaattcagtTGTAGCAATTGTGGAAAAGATGTCGAAACTTATGAAATTACAGAAACAGCGAGCACTGAAACGGTTACTGAGATAGACTCAAAATGTAGTTGTTGTACCAAAAATTGTGAATCACGAAGCGCGGTGAATATTTTTGAGGATCACATTAAATGCACGAAAAAATTTGATACATTCAGGACTAATGCAACTAGTTTTCCGGTTCCAAGGAACGTATGTTCCAGTGATATAAAATCTGCAGCAACAAATAGATGTAATTATCCTCCATGCACCATGGAAGTCACAAATGATACTTCCATATCCTCTATCAAATCTTTATTACCGTGTGATAGCAAATATTACGGAAATTTAAGCAAAACGTATGTATCCTCTGCTACCAAAATTGACGCTCCAGTCACAGAAGTTCATAATGCATTGATTGATTACATTTATAAAGATCTTCATCTTGGTACTGCAAAATTAAGTGCGCAAATAATGAATTTGCCATATGAAGAATTTGAAGAgtcatataatattataaatcaagATATTCCtataactaaaaacaaaatgaaaactaATCTATCAAACGAAATTCTTAAACGAATCAAAGATGTGTATAGGGCTTGCAGCTGTAAAGTGTGTGAATGTATTGCTGGCAAATCGCTTAACTTAGATAGAGTATGCGATTGTAAACCATGTGAATGTGAAGATTGCAaactttttcaaaactttAGTAATACCTCAAAGTCGAACTgcctttataaaaagaaaccaaAAGAAATGGATCTGGGTGTTTCAAAAAGAATAATGAATCAGTTGTGTGATTGTAAACCTTGTGATTGTATTAAATGCATGCCCCCTAGAACTTATATTACAGCTAGGGTTTCAGAAAGTCATCAAGCCAACAACTGTTCGTGTTCGACTTGCCATTGTTTGGAGTGTGAACGAAATTTCTTTTCACTGTCGTCCCATTTGACACACGAAATGTCAACAGGGATGACTAGAAGCTGCGGCTGTGAACAATGTCTTGATCAACGTTGTAGAGGAGCGGGTGGTACAGATGATTGCCGTTGTGAGATGCCAAGTAAAGCTATATTCAAACCAGTTGAAAAAGATTCGTATGATTATGATATTCGGCGTGCTTCAGTTTATCCAAAGTACAATAGCAAATACAACCATGATACAATAGCTATGTATGCGTCAGTGTCCTCAAATTATCCAACACTGGGAACTCTTACAGAAGCATGTAGCTGTGAAGAGTGTGAATGCATTGCTTGCAGAAACGAAGGCGAGAAACTGCCAGTTGAAACAATTTCAAAACCTCAACTAGAATCTCATAGTAAATTTGCTGAAAGAAATAGCTGTATTTGCAAATCTTGTGAATGTGAAATTTGCTCAGATGAAAACAAATATGGCAAATTAAATGATCCAAAATGTGTTTGTGATGTGTGTGACTGCataaattgtcaaaaaatgACTAAACTTTCCACGGGCCCAAAACTGGGTCACATTTCTAAATCAATTGGAAGAATCAGTTACAACAACTGTGTTGTCGATTCATATGATTGTAACAATGCAAATTTTCCATTAACTGGATCTTCACaggaaaataaacttaatcaGAAAGTTTGTATAAATGCTACTTTCGATAACAACCGCTTTATGGAAAATTGCAATAGCCGACAAAAAGacgaaagtaataaaagtatatttgcTAATACATATAACATTTTCCATAATTTGGATGATAAAATACTCCCACCATGTGACATTGCTTATTGTGATAAGAATTATCATAATGATTTTTCAATGGGATTTaagactttaaataaaataccaatttacttaaattacGCTGACAAAGAGgaagtagtaaaaaaatacgaacGGTTCAATTTGGACTCAGAAGAGGAAAAGGATATACGCGAAACTACCCATAATTCAGAGAATGCAGCCGGTCCTTTCTTTTCTACAAAATATCCTAAAGAATGTCTAAAAATGGAAATGTGTCCATTTTCATCAAACCATGAAGCAAGAAGTTCTATAACTACATTAGAAACTTGTTTAACAGATATTCTCAAATTAAGCGatgagttgaaagaaaattcttttaaGATTTCATCTGACATAAATAAGTCAAAAGTCATCTGCGATACGAGTACATACGAATCTCATGATATTACCAATTATGGACACAATATTGAACTCTTTTCAGGTTTAACTAAAAGTATTCACAAACAATATTACAATGGTGTTAATATACCCACCATTACTCATAAcacat gtcaattaaaaaaacttttagaaAAGTACGATAAAGCAAATAAGGATTTTCAGGGTATAGCCAAACAATTAAAACCATCACACGAGCTTAACATATGCAGTAAATTGGACATGAATAACAGGCAGTTTGAATATCTTATTATCGAGGATCAAAGCAACAGTTACGATAATTACTCCTCTGAATATACAGTGAATGGTAAAAATGATGAGTCCAATAATATTAGTGAGAAAGCATGCATTAATCATACACCAATTAGCAATAAAATCATTTCTGCTGACTCCGACTGGAagacaaaacaaaatgaacaTATTCAGAAAATTCATTTGTTATCAAAAGGTCCGGAtcaaaaggaaaatataataaatactgattACGCCAATAATACAGATACTAATGATTCAAGAGATCAAAACTTAGAAAGTACAAAATCAGAACATAAGCCTAATTTAATATCGTCAGAACTACagcaaaatgaaaaaagaaacatgtatttatttgaaaagtcAAATGGAGTAACAAAGTCAGATCTTGTACTAAACAACAATGTTGCAGAGACAAGCAATTCacaaaaaattgatattttaacgGCTCAGTTATCAGATGTTATCaaagaaaatgtaataaaacaatacgTAGAAACAGCATCTATACATGGAAGCAGATGCACCAGATCTTTTGAAATGTCTGAAgacttatacattttaaaatcagAG GAAAATTATGTCCCTTCATCTAAAGATTGGTCAGTGAATAAGAAAAACTTTTACTTAAGCAACTACCAAGACCACGGAAGTTCTGACGGTTTACCACTTcacaaaaaaattgcaaaattgGAAACCCAGCCGATATCTGTTCAAGTTTCTACGGATCTGCTTGTTATTGACAAAACTGAA GTCAACAAGATGGACAAAGTTAGATCAGCGGCTTCATTGCCTCGTAATAAAACTACACACGTGGACAAAGAATCCGACACCAATGATTTGgag GTTACATTAATTGATGAGAATGAAAAGCAAAAACCAAAGAATAAAGCCAAAAGTGCTGAACTGGACATCCTCCGGTTTTCCAAAGTCACACATTCAAGTCGGACTTTTGAGATAACG AAACCAAAATGCAGATGTGATGACTTGAAGGTTGAATCTTTAAGCGGCAGGAGAGTGTCGGATCACACTGTCATGGTGAAATGGAATAAGCCCAAGAATATTGAAGGCGTTCAAGGATATGAg tTGCTGATAGACGGTAGACCAGTGCAGAAGATCATAGATTCGTCCCGCTGTGTAGCGGTGGTGACTTGCCTACCCAACTGTGACAAAATTCTGCTGAGCATGCGAACTATAATAGAAGGTGCTTTGAAGTCCGGACATAAGCCCACTGTCACAATAGTGTACCGACCACGTCTGAAGAGGATCAGAAATGAACAGtctcaataa